In Acinonyx jubatus isolate Ajub_Pintada_27869175 chromosome B3, VMU_Ajub_asm_v1.0, whole genome shotgun sequence, a genomic segment contains:
- the LOC106967514 gene encoding olfactory receptor 11H7, whose amino-acid sequence MNKSGISTVTQFVLLGFPGPWKIQIILFSMVFLVYILTLTGNMAIICAVRWDHRLHTPMYVLLANFSFLEIWYVTCTVPNMLVNFLSKTKTVSFSGCFTQFYFFFSLGTTECFFLCVMAYDRYLAICRPLHYPSIMTGKLCVILVCLCWLIGFLGHAITIFFISQLPFCGPNIIDHFLCDVDPLMALSCAPTPIIEYVFHFVSSLIIILTILYIIGSYALVLRAVLQVPSSAGRQKAFSTCGSHLAVVSLFYGTIMVMYVSPTSGNSVAMYKIITLIYSVVTPVLNPLIYSLRNREMKFALHQVICGIRIIQPS is encoded by the coding sequence GAATAAGTCAGGGATATCTACTGTGACACAGTTTGTCTTGTTGGGTTTTCCTGGTCCCTGGAAAATACAGATCATCCTTTTCTCAATGGTTTTCTTGGTCTACATCTTGACTCTGACTGGGAATATGGCCATCATTTGTGCAGTGAGGTGGGACCATCGACTCCATACACCTATGTATGTGCTCCTGGCCAACTTCTCCTTTCTAGAGATCTGGTATGTGACCTGCACAGTCCCCAACATGCTGGTcaattttctttccaaaactaAGACCGTATCATTCTCTGGCTGCTTCACTCAATTCTACTTCTTCTTTTCCCTGGGCACAACTGAGTGCTTCTTCCTCTGTGTCATGGCCTATGATCGGTACCTGGCCATCTGCCGTCCACTGCACTATCCCTCCATTATGACCGGGAAGCTCTGTGTCATTCTGGTGTGTCTTTGTTGGCTCATTGGTTTCCTTGGACATGCAAttactattttcttcatttcccaaCTACCCTTTTGTGGTCCCAACATTATTGATCACTTCCTGTGTGATGTGGACCCACTGATGGCATTGTCCTGTGCCCCCACACCAATCATAGAGTATGTATTCCACTTTGTGAGCTCTCTTATCATCATTCTCACCATTTTGTACATTATTGGGTCCTATGCCTTAGTGCTCAGAGCTGTGCTTCAGGTTCCTTCTTCAGCTGGGCGGCAAAAGGCCTTCTCTACCTGTGGATCCCACTTAGCTGTGGTGTCTCTATTCTATGGAACCATAATGGTGATGTATGTGAGTCCTACATCTGGCAACTCAGTTGCTATGTATAAGATCATCACACTGATATACTCTGTAGTGACACCAGTCTTAAACCCCCTCATCTATAGCTTACGCAACAGGGAAATGAAATTTGCCCTCCATCAGGTCATTTGTGGAATAAGAATCATCCAACCCTCATGA